The following are from one region of the Synechococcus sp. CBW1108 genome:
- a CDS encoding SpoIID/LytB domain-containing protein, with amino-acid sequence MLVAPMALVAVAVGFAAQGLAPQPYGAAHGELLDALIDTPAPAADTASEAAELRPVEARRAAVPDPQAAPGKLGLVEPEAGPPVDLEIRVALLNAGATPTLSASGAWQLLNRQGMVLQQGGPGDQVSLTALGSSESEAWLQTNGSALLVNGQPYGGRLRLIREQGGLRLVNHLGLEMYIAAVVGAEMPSSWSMEALRAQAVAARSYALAHMARPANRHWHLGNTTRWQAYKGLERSNTRTRSATASTAGLILSYQGGIVESLYAANRQISLEAHGHLGASMSQHGAQDLAQQGYRYNQILGHYYQGASLARLKAGAL; translated from the coding sequence ATGCTGGTGGCGCCGATGGCCCTAGTGGCTGTTGCAGTTGGCTTTGCTGCCCAGGGGCTGGCGCCCCAGCCCTATGGCGCCGCCCACGGGGAGTTGCTCGACGCCCTGATCGACACCCCAGCCCCCGCCGCTGATACCGCCAGCGAAGCGGCCGAGTTGCGGCCGGTGGAGGCCCGCCGGGCCGCAGTGCCAGATCCACAAGCAGCCCCGGGCAAGCTGGGCCTGGTGGAGCCGGAAGCCGGCCCGCCGGTCGATCTGGAGATTCGCGTGGCCCTGCTCAATGCCGGTGCGACCCCCACCCTCTCGGCCAGCGGGGCCTGGCAACTTCTGAATCGACAAGGGATGGTTTTGCAGCAGGGAGGTCCTGGAGACCAGGTTTCCCTCACTGCCCTAGGCAGCTCCGAATCCGAAGCCTGGCTACAGACCAATGGCTCAGCCCTGCTGGTCAATGGCCAGCCCTATGGCGGCAGGCTGCGCCTTATCCGTGAGCAGGGAGGACTCAGGCTGGTGAACCATCTGGGGCTGGAGATGTACATAGCCGCAGTGGTAGGGGCCGAAATGCCGAGCAGCTGGTCGATGGAGGCCCTGCGGGCCCAAGCGGTGGCTGCTCGCTCCTATGCCCTGGCCCACATGGCCAGGCCAGCCAATCGCCATTGGCACCTCGGCAACACCACTCGCTGGCAGGCCTACAAGGGGCTGGAGCGCAGCAACACCAGAACCCGCTCAGCCACAGCCAGCACCGCCGGTCTGATCCTGAGTTACCAGGGAGGAATTGTCGAAAGCCTCTACGCGGCAAACCGCCAGATCAGCCTGGAAGCCCATGGTCACCTGGGGGCCAGCATGAGTCAGCACGGGGCCCAGGATCTTGCCCAGCAGGGCTACCGCTACAACCAGATCCTCGGCCACTACTACCAGGGCGCATCCTTAGCACGCCTCAAGGCCGGTGCGCTCTGA
- a CDS encoding PhzF family phenazine biosynthesis protein → MNTALPALLVEAFATGPCSGNGAAVVLLDQPLGNGWLQGIARSLNQSETAFLLHQQGQWCLRWFTPTCEVPLCGHGTLAALLALGHWGLLQPGQRCHLLSRSGPLEATLGNSACTGQIVLPSGGLIPAEASSGLVGLLEARLGAGPVSYWRSELGYRVALLPPGSLLEAMAGLAGELEPQDRGGLILMLDCGDRPKELRPTVLGQPADYQLRFFAPGLGIAEDAVTGSAHALVAPFWLNHHGRSSVVGWQCSHRPGGMVCELASSGMIRLSGSGHLLWNGTLHGQSDGSGAGSWASLLAAG, encoded by the coding sequence ATGAACACGGCCCTGCCGGCCCTGCTGGTGGAGGCCTTCGCGACCGGCCCCTGCAGCGGCAATGGGGCCGCCGTGGTGCTGCTCGATCAGCCCCTGGGTAATGGCTGGCTGCAGGGCATAGCCCGCAGCCTTAACCAGTCGGAAACCGCCTTCCTGCTCCACCAACAGGGGCAGTGGTGCCTGCGCTGGTTTACCCCAACCTGCGAGGTGCCCCTTTGCGGCCATGGAACCCTGGCGGCCCTGCTCGCCCTGGGCCACTGGGGGCTTCTCCAGCCAGGCCAACGCTGCCACCTGCTCAGCCGCAGCGGCCCCCTGGAAGCGACCCTCGGCAACTCCGCCTGCACCGGGCAGATCGTCTTGCCAAGTGGGGGGCTGATCCCTGCTGAGGCCTCCAGCGGCCTGGTTGGCCTGCTGGAGGCCCGCTTGGGCGCCGGCCCAGTGTCCTACTGGAGATCAGAGCTTGGCTACCGGGTGGCCCTGCTGCCACCCGGTAGTCTCCTGGAGGCCATGGCAGGACTGGCTGGGGAGCTGGAGCCCCAGGATCGCGGCGGCCTGATCTTGATGCTCGATTGCGGTGACAGGCCCAAAGAACTACGCCCAACCGTGCTCGGCCAACCGGCCGATTACCAGCTGCGCTTTTTTGCCCCAGGCCTGGGCATTGCCGAGGATGCCGTTACCGGCTCGGCCCATGCGCTGGTGGCACCGTTCTGGCTCAACCATCACGGCCGCAGCTCCGTGGTGGGCTGGCAGTGTTCACACCGACCTGGCGGAATGGTCTGCGAATTGGCATCCTCAGGCATGATCCGTCTCAGCGGCTCGGGCCATCTTCTGTGGAACGGCACCTTGCATGGGCAAAGCGATGGCTCCGGGGCAGGCTCCTGGGCCTCCCTGCTGGCCGCCGGCTGA
- a CDS encoding NAD(P)H-dependent glycerol-3-phosphate dehydrogenase, whose protein sequence is MGLRIAVLGLGAWGETLLERWQAQGHTVVGWSRRTGGSAPDLLTDQDLVVSAVAMAGVLPLAAELAPHWPTGLPLLSCSKGLDLRQLATATQLWAAHLGDAPLLVLSGPNLATEVRQGLPAASVLACSDPQLATAMQLQLSDRGLRLYTNTDPIGTEAAGALKNVMALAAGISDGLALGANAKASLLCRGLAEIGVVLEGLGGLTSTLYGLAGLGDLLATANSSLSRNYRCGLLLAQGYNEEQANAQIAATVEGTRTARAALQLAERHSWHLPICEQVVRVLDGLTTPAEAVKALMERGLRPEMVEP, encoded by the coding sequence ATGGGCCTTCGCATTGCCGTACTGGGCCTGGGAGCCTGGGGAGAAACCCTTCTGGAGCGCTGGCAGGCCCAGGGCCACACCGTGGTGGGCTGGTCCAGGCGCACCGGCGGCAGCGCCCCCGACCTGCTGACCGATCAAGACCTGGTGGTCTCGGCAGTGGCAATGGCCGGTGTGCTCCCCCTGGCAGCGGAACTCGCACCCCACTGGCCTACGGGGCTGCCCCTGCTGAGCTGCAGCAAGGGTCTGGACCTTCGCCAGCTGGCGACAGCTACCCAGCTCTGGGCAGCGCACCTGGGGGATGCCCCCCTACTGGTTTTGAGCGGTCCGAATCTGGCTACGGAAGTGCGGCAGGGACTGCCGGCTGCATCGGTGCTGGCCTGCAGCGACCCCCAACTGGCCACTGCGATGCAGCTCCAACTCAGCGACCGTGGACTGAGGCTTTACACCAATACGGATCCAATCGGCACCGAGGCTGCCGGTGCCCTCAAGAACGTGATGGCCCTGGCTGCGGGCATCTCCGATGGCCTGGCCCTTGGTGCCAATGCCAAGGCCTCCCTGCTCTGTCGCGGGCTGGCGGAGATCGGGGTGGTGCTCGAGGGCCTCGGTGGCCTCACCAGCACCCTCTACGGCCTGGCTGGTCTCGGCGACCTGCTCGCCACGGCCAACAGCAGCTTGAGCCGCAACTACCGCTGCGGCCTGCTCCTGGCTCAGGGTTACAACGAAGAGCAGGCCAATGCCCAGATTGCGGCCACGGTTGAGGGCACCCGCACCGCCAGGGCTGCCCTGCAGCTGGCCGAACGCCATAGCTGGCACCTGCCGATCTGTGAACAGGTGGTGAGGGTTCTCGATGGGCTCACCACCCCGGCAGAGGCGGTGAAGGCCCTGATGGAGCGGGGCCTGCGGCCCGAAATGGTCGAGCCATGA
- a CDS encoding SDR family NAD(P)-dependent oxidoreductase, whose product MGPGAAGEWSSWQGSALVVGCGGIGQALLAELERRAPQLTLLGASRQDWRQGAQERWQGSVHLPLDLGNDASLASLATTLEAWQPLRLVIHTAGILHGPGLLPEKRLSQVNRQALERSFAVNAFAPLLVAQAVEAVLPPDQPFHFASLSARVGSIGDNQLGGWYAYRAAKAAQNQLLRTLALEWRRRRPQGCVSLLHPGTTATPLSAPFQAGVPPDRLFSPERSACQLLDVLEALGAEQTGHFWAWDGQQIPW is encoded by the coding sequence ATGGGACCTGGCGCGGCAGGAGAGTGGTCTTCCTGGCAGGGATCGGCCCTGGTGGTCGGCTGCGGTGGCATCGGCCAGGCCCTGCTGGCGGAGCTCGAGCGGCGAGCTCCCCAGTTGACACTCTTGGGAGCTTCCCGCCAGGACTGGCGCCAGGGTGCTCAAGAGCGCTGGCAAGGCAGCGTTCACCTGCCGCTTGACCTGGGCAACGACGCCAGCCTGGCCAGCCTGGCCACAACCCTTGAGGCCTGGCAGCCGCTGCGCCTTGTCATCCACACCGCCGGGATCCTGCATGGGCCGGGCCTGCTGCCGGAGAAACGACTCAGCCAGGTGAATCGCCAAGCCCTGGAACGCAGCTTTGCGGTGAATGCCTTTGCGCCCCTCCTGGTGGCCCAGGCGGTCGAGGCCGTCTTGCCCCCAGATCAACCCTTCCACTTCGCCAGTCTCTCGGCCCGGGTGGGCAGCATCGGCGACAACCAGCTTGGCGGCTGGTATGCCTACCGGGCAGCCAAGGCAGCCCAGAACCAGCTGTTGCGCACCCTGGCCCTGGAATGGCGCCGCCGCCGGCCCCAGGGGTGCGTGAGCCTGCTCCATCCAGGCACCACCGCCACGCCCCTCTCGGCCCCCTTCCAGGCCGGTGTCCCCCCAGACCGCCTGTTCAGCCCCGAGCGTTCGGCATGCCAGCTCCTGGATGTGCTGGAGGCCCTCGGTGCTGAGCAGACTGGCCACTTCTGGGCCTGGGACGGCCAGCAGATCCCCTGGTGA
- a CDS encoding DUF2237 family protein, giving the protein MNPSPSPNKPALNVLGDALVICGCVPMTGWHRDGFCRTNASDLGRHSVCCVVTEAFLRYSQAQGNDLTTPAPAYDFPGLKPGDHWCVCAPRWLEAHEDGMAPLVRLEATEISSLEVIPLALLQASAA; this is encoded by the coding sequence GTGAACCCATCCCCCAGCCCAAACAAGCCTGCTCTCAACGTGTTGGGGGATGCCCTGGTCATTTGTGGCTGCGTGCCGATGACCGGTTGGCATCGGGATGGCTTTTGCCGCACCAATGCCTCCGACCTCGGACGCCACAGCGTCTGCTGTGTGGTGACGGAAGCCTTCCTGCGTTACAGCCAAGCCCAGGGCAACGATTTGACCACCCCGGCCCCGGCCTACGACTTTCCTGGGCTTAAACCTGGAGACCACTGGTGTGTCTGCGCTCCCCGTTGGCTGGAGGCCCATGAAGATGGCATGGCCCCGCTGGTGAGGCTTGAAGCCACCGAGATCTCTAGCCTGGAGGTGATTCCCCTGGCCCTGCTGCAGGCAAGCGCCGCCTGA
- a CDS encoding DUF4090 family protein: MAIAGPGGVDAAIASGLDLDGTPIPAAMVELYQEVMELESQRARSGVKKSMRNRVVKTGSKHLDQASLDARLQAAGWEGLKPKEIAFYYS, from the coding sequence ATGGCCATCGCTGGCCCGGGCGGCGTTGACGCCGCGATCGCTTCAGGCCTCGACCTTGACGGCACCCCGATTCCCGCCGCCATGGTCGAGCTCTACCAGGAGGTCATGGAGCTTGAAAGTCAGCGGGCCCGCAGTGGGGTGAAAAAGTCAATGCGCAATCGAGTTGTCAAGACTGGCTCAAAACACCTCGACCAGGCGAGCCTCGATGCCCGCCTGCAGGCAGCCGGCTGGGAAGGGCTGAAGCCGAAGGAAATCGCCTTCTACTACTCCTGA
- the metH gene encoding methionine synthase, whose translation MGNTNPGRRVTDVNFLERLHSVDRPVLVFDGATGTSLQQMGLGPEDFGGAALEGCNENLVFTRPDAVQEVHRQFLEAGCDVIETDTFGATSLVLAEYDIADRSFAMNQRAAELAREMADRYTTPEKPRFVAGSMGPTTKLPTLGHVDFDTMKASFAEQAEGLLAGNVDLLIVETCQDVLQIKAALQGIEAAFSKTGKRRPLMVSVTMEATGTMLVGSDIAAVVSILEPFPIDVLGLNCATGPEQMKEHIRYLSGCSPFVISCIPNAGLPENIGGVAHYRLTPVEMKMQLMHFVEDLGVQVIGGCCGTTPEHIHALAELTAELKPAARAVRTPENRHARPLLQGDPSAASLYGTTPYHQDNSFLIIGERLNASGSKKVRDLLAEEDWDGLVGVARSQVKENAHVLDVNVDYVGRDGERDMHELVSRLVTNVNLPLMLDSTEWQKMEAGLKVAGGKCILNSTNYEDGDERFLKVLELAKAYGAGVVIGTIDEEGMARTAERKFAIAQRAYRDAVEYGIPAHEIFYDPLALPISTGIEEDRLNGTATIEAIRRIRSDLPGAHVVLGVSNVSFGLSPAARIVLNSVFLHDCCEAGMDAAIISPAKILPLVKISNEHQQVCRDLIYDRRRFESDQPGAICTYDPLTELTTLFEGVSAKEARASGPSLADLAVEARLKQHIIDGERLGLDASLDEALHTYPPLQIINTFLLDGMKVVGELFGSGQMQLPFVLQSAETMKAAVAYLEPHMEVIEGESSAKAKFLIATVKGDVHDIGKNLVDIILTNNGYEVINLGIKQSCEAIIEAQLKHQADCIAMSGLLVKSTAFMKDNLEAFNQANITVPVILGGAALTPRFVNGDCRAAYRGQVVYGRDAFADLRFMDALVDAKAAGEWDDHRGFTGEIPDGVGLSVPDPAESSMSAPAQAKQELAEVDSPSPADSTTDSPAENQTNDHRSAAVAEEPALQPPFWGSQTLVETQIDLEEVFSYLDRNALFAGQWQLRKTQQQSRESYEAMLAEKAEPVLRQWMQRCLSEDLLTPRVAYGYFPCGRSGNAVVVFDPANQERQLGRFELPRQRSGNRYCVADFYMDLAEDASGSPLPTDVLPMQAVTMGEKATEFAQSLFKADKYTDYLYFHGLGVQMAEALAEWVHARIRKELGYPDPTTLELRDVLAQRYRGSRYSFGYPACPNVADSRQQLDWLGAQRIGLTMDESDQLEPEQSTTALVALHSQARYFSA comes from the coding sequence ATGGGTAACACGAATCCGGGTAGACGGGTAACAGACGTGAATTTTCTCGAACGGCTCCACAGCGTTGATAGGCCGGTGCTGGTGTTTGACGGCGCCACCGGCACCTCGCTCCAGCAGATGGGCCTGGGTCCTGAAGACTTCGGCGGGGCGGCCCTGGAAGGTTGTAACGAAAACCTCGTGTTCACCCGGCCCGACGCGGTGCAGGAAGTGCACAGGCAGTTTCTCGAGGCCGGTTGTGATGTGATCGAAACCGACACCTTCGGGGCCACCTCACTGGTGCTGGCGGAATACGACATTGCCGACCGGAGCTTTGCCATGAATCAGCGCGCCGCAGAGCTGGCCCGCGAGATGGCGGATCGCTACACCACCCCAGAAAAGCCCCGTTTCGTGGCCGGCTCCATGGGCCCGACCACAAAGTTGCCCACCTTGGGGCATGTCGACTTCGACACCATGAAGGCCTCCTTTGCCGAGCAGGCCGAAGGCCTGCTGGCCGGGAACGTGGATCTGCTGATCGTCGAAACCTGCCAGGATGTTCTCCAGATCAAGGCGGCGCTGCAAGGCATTGAGGCGGCCTTCAGCAAGACCGGCAAACGCCGGCCGCTGATGGTGAGTGTGACGATGGAAGCCACAGGCACCATGTTGGTGGGTTCCGACATCGCCGCGGTGGTGTCGATCCTGGAGCCCTTCCCGATTGATGTGCTCGGGCTGAACTGTGCAACGGGCCCGGAGCAGATGAAGGAACACATCCGCTACCTCAGCGGGTGTAGTCCATTTGTAATAAGCTGTATCCCTAACGCCGGATTGCCAGAGAACATCGGCGGCGTTGCCCACTATCGATTGACGCCGGTGGAGATGAAGATGCAGTTAATGCACTTTGTCGAAGACCTCGGGGTGCAGGTAATCGGTGGCTGCTGTGGCACCACCCCCGAGCACATCCATGCCCTGGCCGAGCTGACGGCTGAACTCAAGCCCGCAGCCAGGGCTGTGCGAACTCCGGAAAACCGGCACGCGCGCCCCTTGCTGCAGGGGGATCCATCGGCAGCGTCGCTCTACGGCACCACGCCCTACCACCAGGACAATTCCTTTCTGATCATCGGCGAGAGGCTGAATGCCAGCGGCAGCAAGAAAGTAAGAGACCTGCTGGCGGAGGAGGATTGGGATGGACTGGTGGGGGTGGCCAGAAGCCAGGTAAAGGAAAACGCCCATGTACTCGATGTCAATGTCGACTATGTCGGTCGAGATGGCGAACGGGACATGCACGAGCTGGTGAGTCGACTGGTGACCAATGTCAACCTGCCGCTGATGCTCGATTCAACCGAGTGGCAAAAAATGGAGGCGGGTCTGAAGGTGGCTGGCGGCAAGTGCATTCTCAATTCCACCAACTATGAGGATGGCGATGAACGCTTCTTAAAGGTGTTGGAACTGGCGAAAGCCTACGGCGCCGGTGTGGTGATCGGAACCATCGATGAAGAGGGCATGGCCCGCACGGCCGAGCGCAAGTTCGCCATAGCCCAAAGGGCCTATCGGGATGCGGTGGAATATGGCATCCCGGCCCACGAGATCTTCTACGACCCCCTCGCCCTGCCCATCTCCACAGGCATCGAGGAAGACCGCCTCAACGGCACGGCAACAATCGAAGCAATCCGGCGTATCCGCAGTGACCTACCCGGGGCCCATGTGGTGCTCGGTGTCAGCAATGTGAGCTTCGGACTCTCCCCAGCGGCACGGATTGTGCTGAATTCCGTCTTCCTGCATGACTGCTGTGAGGCCGGCATGGATGCCGCAATCATCAGCCCGGCCAAGATCCTGCCCCTCGTCAAGATCAGCAACGAGCACCAGCAGGTCTGCCGAGATCTGATCTACGACCGCAGACGCTTCGAGTCTGACCAACCAGGGGCGATCTGCACCTACGACCCCCTAACTGAGCTCACCACCCTGTTTGAGGGGGTGAGTGCCAAGGAAGCCCGGGCCTCCGGGCCTTCCCTGGCCGACCTGGCCGTAGAAGCACGGCTGAAGCAGCACATCATCGATGGGGAGCGGCTGGGGCTGGACGCATCGCTCGATGAAGCCCTGCACACCTATCCTCCCCTACAAATTATCAATACCTTCTTGCTTGATGGCATGAAGGTTGTGGGGGAACTGTTTGGTTCTGGCCAGATGCAGCTGCCCTTCGTGTTGCAAAGCGCCGAAACCATGAAAGCGGCCGTCGCCTACCTGGAACCCCATATGGAGGTAATCGAAGGGGAGAGCTCGGCCAAGGCAAAATTTCTAATAGCCACGGTCAAGGGGGATGTACATGACATCGGCAAAAATCTAGTTGACATTATTCTTACTAATAACGGCTACGAAGTTATCAACCTAGGCATCAAGCAGAGCTGTGAAGCCATCATTGAAGCCCAGCTCAAACATCAGGCCGATTGCATCGCGATGAGCGGTCTACTAGTTAAGTCCACTGCCTTCATGAAGGACAATCTGGAGGCTTTTAATCAGGCCAATATCACCGTTCCGGTGATCCTCGGCGGTGCGGCCCTCACGCCTCGCTTTGTAAATGGAGATTGTCGGGCTGCCTATCGAGGCCAGGTGGTTTACGGCCGGGATGCCTTTGCCGATCTGCGCTTCATGGATGCCCTGGTAGATGCCAAGGCAGCAGGAGAATGGGACGACCACAGGGGCTTCACCGGTGAAATTCCGGACGGGGTTGGTCTCAGCGTCCCAGACCCAGCCGAGAGCTCCATGTCTGCCCCAGCTCAGGCAAAGCAGGAGCTGGCAGAGGTCGACTCTCCCAGTCCAGCTGACAGCACGACTGACAGCCCAGCCGAAAACCAGACCAACGACCACCGTTCAGCCGCGGTGGCCGAGGAGCCTGCCCTGCAGCCGCCTTTCTGGGGCAGTCAGACACTGGTGGAAACCCAGATCGATCTCGAAGAGGTCTTCTCCTACCTCGATCGCAACGCCCTGTTTGCCGGCCAATGGCAGCTCCGTAAGACCCAGCAGCAAAGCCGCGAGAGCTATGAGGCCATGCTGGCTGAGAAAGCTGAACCGGTTCTGCGCCAATGGATGCAGCGCTGCCTGAGTGAAGATTTGCTGACACCTCGGGTGGCCTATGGCTACTTCCCATGCGGCCGCAGCGGTAACGCCGTTGTGGTGTTTGACCCGGCCAACCAGGAGCGCCAGCTGGGTCGATTCGAACTCCCCCGCCAGCGCTCTGGCAACCGCTACTGCGTTGCAGACTTTTATATGGACCTGGCAGAAGATGCCTCTGGCTCGCCATTGCCCACCGATGTTTTACCCATGCAGGCAGTAACAATGGGTGAAAAAGCAACCGAATTTGCCCAAAGCCTATTCAAGGCAGACAAGTATACCGACTATCTCTACTTCCATGGCCTTGGCGTCCAGATGGCCGAAGCCCTGGCCGAGTGGGTGCATGCCCGTATCCGCAAGGAGTTGGGCTATCCAGATCCGACCACGCTGGAGCTGCGCGATGTATTAGCCCAGCGCTATCGAGGCAGTCGTTACTCCTTCGGCTACCCAGCATGTCCGAACGTCGCCGACTCGCGTCAGCAGCTTGACTGGCTTGGCGCCCAGCGAATTGGCCTCACGATGGATGAGAGCGACCAGCTTGAGCCGGAACAGAGCACCACCGCCCTGGTGGCCCTGCACAGCCAGGCCCGCTACTTCTCAGCCTGA
- a CDS encoding branched-chain amino acid transaminase: MHQFLPFAWFGGKCVPFAEATLSVATHALHYGTGAFGGMRALPNPRDSGEILLFRADRHARRLSQSARLLLTELSEDTIHQAIREFLRANKPTCPVYLRPFVYTSDLGIAPRLHDIETDFLIYGLELGDYLSPDGVSCRISSWTRQEDRSLPLRGKISGAYITSSLAKTEAVKSGFDEALLLNSRGKVSEASGMNLFLVRDGVLITPSVDQDILEGITRASVIELARAMGIEVLERPVDKSELFIADEVFLSGTAAKVTPVRQVESTELPLERPLMAAIRERLTAITEGRDSAYDTWVTRIRVDG; this comes from the coding sequence ATGCACCAGTTCCTGCCCTTCGCCTGGTTCGGTGGCAAATGTGTGCCCTTTGCAGAGGCAACCCTGTCAGTGGCAACCCACGCCCTTCACTACGGAACGGGCGCCTTCGGTGGCATGCGGGCCCTGCCCAATCCCAGAGATTCGGGCGAAATTCTCCTGTTTCGCGCCGATCGCCATGCCCGGCGACTGAGCCAGAGTGCCCGCCTGCTGCTGACCGAGCTCAGCGAGGACACAATCCACCAGGCGATCAGGGAGTTTCTGCGGGCCAACAAACCGACCTGTCCGGTCTATCTGAGGCCCTTCGTCTACACGAGCGATCTGGGCATCGCGCCGCGATTGCACGATATTGAGACCGACTTCCTCATCTACGGCCTGGAACTGGGCGACTACCTCTCCCCGGACGGCGTGAGTTGCCGCATCAGCTCCTGGACCCGCCAGGAGGATCGCTCCTTGCCCCTGCGCGGCAAGATAAGTGGGGCCTACATCACCAGCTCCCTTGCCAAAACCGAAGCCGTCAAAAGTGGCTTTGATGAGGCCCTGCTGCTGAACAGCCGCGGCAAGGTGAGCGAAGCCAGTGGCATGAATCTCTTTCTTGTCCGCGACGGCGTGCTGATCACCCCGAGCGTTGACCAGGACATCCTCGAAGGGATCACTCGAGCCAGCGTGATCGAGTTAGCCCGGGCCATGGGCATTGAGGTGCTGGAGCGGCCAGTGGACAAAAGTGAGCTGTTCATCGCCGACGAGGTGTTCCTGAGTGGAACTGCTGCGAAGGTCACCCCCGTGCGCCAGGTAGAGAGCACCGAGTTACCCTTGGAGCGGCCCCTAATGGCCGCAATCCGCGAAAGGCTCACGGCTATCACAGAAGGCCGCGATTCCGCCTATGACACATGGGTAACACGAATCCGGGTAGACGGGTAA